From a region of the Paenibacillus sp. R14(2021) genome:
- a CDS encoding ATP-binding cassette domain-containing protein: MIELSHVSKMYKNRAVIKDISLSLPLGKIIGIVGENGSGKSTLLKLMAGLSHPTSGSVTIYGEIASRRMSKLVAYLSDHDSFYTLFTVKEALTFQASQFPDFNRAKAEEIMKELHLESDKKIRDLSLGHRGRLKIALTLAREVPFILMDEPLSGLDPMVRQSIVKGMLSYVNLESQTLVMTSHEITEIESILDSFIAIKDGSLIRMEEVEELHESEGLGITEWMKKTYV, translated from the coding sequence ATGATAGAACTGTCTCATGTTTCAAAGATGTATAAGAATCGCGCTGTCATTAAGGACATTTCTTTATCATTGCCTTTGGGCAAAATTATTGGCATTGTTGGCGAAAACGGCAGCGGAAAGTCCACGCTATTAAAGCTTATGGCGGGACTATCGCATCCGACGAGTGGATCGGTAACTATTTATGGAGAGATTGCGAGCAGAAGAATGAGTAAGCTCGTTGCTTACTTATCGGACCATGATTCTTTCTACACCCTATTCACGGTCAAAGAAGCGTTGACTTTCCAGGCTTCGCAATTTCCTGACTTTAATAGAGCTAAGGCTGAAGAAATCATGAAGGAATTGCACCTAGAATCGGATAAGAAAATCAGGGATCTCTCCTTAGGACATCGCGGCCGGTTAAAAATCGCGCTCACGCTAGCCAGGGAAGTGCCTTTTATACTAATGGATGAACCGTTATCTGGACTTGATCCGATGGTGCGGCAATCTATCGTTAAGGGAATGCTCTCCTATGTCAACTTGGAATCTCAGACGCTAGTTATGACGAGCCATGAGATAACTGAAATCGAATCGATATTAGATAGCTTTATCGCCATTAAAGACGGGTCATTGATTAGGATGGAAGAGGTCGAGGAGTTACACGAATCAGAGGGACTTGGGATTACAGAGTGGATGAAGAAGACGTATGTCTAA
- a CDS encoding Gfo/Idh/MocA family protein, with the protein MEPQRIGIIGVGQIGKQHLETYAKLQGVEVVAAADVNVQELERTADKYGIRHRYTDFRELLAREDIQAVDVCLHNNFHAPVTIAALRAGKHVYCEKPIAGSYTDGKAMVDCARETGNMLHIQLGTLYTKETKAAKALIADGKLGKLYHARSMGFRRRGRPYVDGYGAPTFVKKEISAGGALFDMGVYHISQLLYLLDLPVVERVSGKTYQETDMDPVRREASGYSVEELGLGFIRFAGGLTMDMIEAWAIQLNGFEGSSIIGSQGGVRLSPFSFHTTLSDMDMNATFDLDAMDYRWHQLRENQDAYDSSQSHWLAALQGRAQLLPTAQIALSTMLISEGIYLSEKLGREVTSEEIAAASVSTAIKL; encoded by the coding sequence ATGGAACCCCAGCGTATAGGGATTATTGGCGTCGGGCAAATCGGCAAACAGCATCTGGAGACGTATGCCAAGCTTCAAGGCGTGGAGGTCGTCGCCGCTGCCGACGTCAACGTGCAGGAGCTCGAGCGCACGGCTGACAAGTACGGCATCCGCCATCGGTATACCGACTTCCGCGAACTGCTCGCGCGGGAGGATATCCAGGCCGTAGACGTCTGCCTGCACAACAACTTTCATGCGCCGGTCACGATCGCCGCCCTGCGAGCCGGAAAGCATGTGTACTGCGAGAAGCCGATCGCAGGGTCATACACGGACGGTAAGGCAATGGTCGATTGCGCGCGTGAAACGGGCAACATGCTGCACATTCAGCTTGGCACGCTCTATACGAAGGAAACCAAGGCTGCCAAAGCGCTGATCGCCGACGGCAAGCTTGGCAAGCTGTATCATGCCCGTTCGATGGGCTTCCGCAGACGCGGCCGCCCGTACGTCGACGGTTACGGTGCCCCGACGTTCGTGAAGAAGGAAATATCGGCAGGCGGCGCACTGTTCGATATGGGTGTCTACCACATATCCCAGCTGCTCTATTTGCTCGACCTGCCAGTCGTTGAGCGGGTAAGCGGCAAGACTTATCAGGAGACGGACATGGATCCCGTTCGGCGCGAGGCCAGCGGTTACAGCGTAGAGGAGCTCGGTCTCGGGTTCATTCGTTTTGCTGGCGGCCTGACCATGGATATGATTGAGGCTTGGGCGATCCAGCTGAACGGGTTTGAGGGAAGCAGCATTATCGGCTCCCAAGGCGGCGTGCGTCTGTCGCCGTTCAGCTTTCATACGACGCTCAGCGATATGGATATGAACGCGACATTCGATCTGGACGCCATGGATTACAGGTGGCATCAGCTAAGGGAGAATCAGGATGCCTATGATTCGTCGCAGAGTCATTGGCTTGCGGCTCTTCAGGGCAGGGCCCAGCTGCTCCCGACGGCACAGATTGCCTTGAGTACCATGCTGATCAGCGAAGGGATTTACTTATCCGAGAAGCTGGGCCGGGAAGTGACAAGCGAGGAGATTGCGGCGGCTTCCGTCTCTACGGCGATTAAGCTGTGA
- a CDS encoding DUF4386 domain-containing protein: MNFTSRKSALIVGVLFILAAVASIIGLILYNPILNSPDYLINGSEHANQVILGAVMELILVVSAIGTATAMFPILRKYNETIALWHVCFRFLEAIIITIGVISMLSLVTLSREFVAAGAADTAFFQASGISLKALHDWTFLLGPNFMLGINTMMYSYIFYKSGLLPRFIPILGMTGSVLIFLCALLVMFGVIEQVSVWGAIFAIPVAANEMIVAVWLIVKGFNESALASMSKK, translated from the coding sequence ATGAATTTTACGAGCAGAAAGAGCGCACTCATTGTAGGCGTACTGTTTATCCTTGCCGCCGTTGCGTCGATAATAGGTCTTATTTTATACAATCCAATCCTAAACAGTCCCGATTACCTGATTAACGGTTCCGAACATGCCAACCAGGTGATATTGGGAGCGGTTATGGAGTTAATTCTGGTCGTTTCAGCGATTGGTACTGCAACTGCAATGTTTCCGATTTTAAGAAAGTATAATGAAACGATTGCTCTTTGGCATGTTTGCTTCCGATTTCTTGAAGCGATTATTATTACGATCGGCGTAATCAGCATGCTATCCCTCGTGACCTTAAGCCGGGAATTTGTAGCAGCAGGAGCTGCGGATACCGCATTTTTTCAAGCTTCAGGTATTTCGTTAAAAGCACTACATGACTGGACATTTTTGCTTGGCCCCAACTTCATGCTGGGTATTAATACGATGATGTATAGTTATATATTTTATAAATCCGGGCTCTTGCCCAGGTTTATACCCATCTTGGGTATGACTGGTTCCGTACTTATTTTTCTCTGTGCCCTGTTAGTCATGTTCGGTGTCATTGAACAAGTTTCTGTTTGGGGTGCTATTTTTGCGATACCGGTAGCTGCTAATGAAATGATAGTTGCTGTATGGCTAATCGTCAAAGGATTCAATGAATCTGCACTTGCCTCTATGTCTAAAAAATAG
- a CDS encoding GntR family transcriptional regulator, with protein MDEFNTSKPIYLQLADRINRQIVSRELKAGQKLQSVRDMAISYNVNANTVQRTYSELEREGILETRRGQGTFVTEQEDRLIQLRGNLKMEQIQSFVQVMQEMGYSSYEIISGLQDFLNKIDKGDA; from the coding sequence ATGGACGAATTTAATACTTCAAAACCAATCTATCTGCAATTGGCAGATCGGATCAATCGACAGATTGTAAGCAGAGAGTTAAAGGCAGGCCAAAAGCTTCAATCTGTCCGTGATATGGCGATATCCTACAACGTCAACGCGAATACGGTTCAGCGCACTTACAGCGAATTGGAGCGTGAAGGAATTTTGGAAACGAGAAGAGGTCAAGGTACCTTCGTCACCGAACAAGAGGATCGCCTCATTCAACTACGAGGGAATTTGAAAATGGAGCAGATCCAATCATTTGTCCAGGTTATGCAGGAAATGGGATACAGCTCCTATGAAATCATTTCGGGACTACAAGACTTCTTAAACAAAATAGATAAAGGAGATGCGTAA
- the kduI gene encoding 5-dehydro-4-deoxy-D-glucuronate isomerase yields the protein MDMRYASHPNEVKMFDTTRLRDEFLIEQLFAPNQLILRYSHVDRFIIGGVVPVNEPIKLEADPAAIGAATFLERREIGIINIGNTGTITVDGETYVMESKDCLYVGRGAKEVIFASEDASKPARYYFNSAPAHQTYPTVKAAISEASPNHLGSQTNSNERTIYRYIHTGGIQSCQLVMGMTLLKPGNMWNTMPCHTHNRRSEVYLYFDMPEDGVVFHLMGEPDETRHMVVRNEQAVISPSWSIHSGVGTSSYTFIWGMAGENQIFEDMDAVNMKDLK from the coding sequence ATGGATATGCGTTATGCCTCCCATCCCAATGAAGTAAAAATGTTCGATACCACCCGTCTGCGTGACGAGTTTCTAATCGAGCAGCTGTTCGCCCCTAATCAACTTATACTTCGTTACTCCCACGTCGATCGTTTCATTATCGGGGGCGTCGTTCCGGTTAACGAACCTATTAAACTGGAAGCGGATCCGGCTGCGATCGGTGCGGCAACATTCTTGGAGCGCCGCGAGATCGGTATTATCAACATCGGAAACACGGGCACGATTACGGTGGACGGCGAAACGTACGTTATGGAAAGCAAGGACTGCCTGTATGTCGGCCGCGGCGCGAAAGAAGTGATCTTTGCCAGCGAAGATGCAAGCAAGCCGGCCCGATATTATTTCAACTCCGCTCCTGCTCACCAGACGTACCCGACGGTGAAGGCCGCGATCAGCGAAGCGTCCCCGAACCACTTGGGCAGCCAAACCAACTCCAATGAACGTACGATTTACCGCTACATTCATACCGGAGGCATTCAGAGCTGCCAGCTTGTTATGGGCATGACCTTGCTCAAGCCCGGCAACATGTGGAATACGATGCCGTGCCATACGCACAATCGCCGTTCCGAAGTATACCTCTACTTCGACATGCCCGAAGACGGCGTCGTCTTCCACCTGATGGGCGAGCCGGACGAGACGCGCCACATGGTCGTCCGCAACGAACAGGCGGTTATCTCGCCAAGCTGGTCCATTCACAGCGGCGTCGGCACGAGCAGCTATACGTTTATTTGGGGCATGGCCGGCGAGAACCAAATTTTTGAGGACATGGATGCCGTCAACATGAAGGATTTGAAATAA
- a CDS encoding carbohydrate ABC transporter permease, protein MNSAVSARTQARSAGKKKRNSELAREERAFWLFISPWTLGFLLFTGGPIIASLFLSFADYNVVDAPTFVGLRNFFDLFHDKLFYKSLSVTFYYAVLSVPFTIVCSMILALLLNNKIKGQAIFRTLYYTPSIISGVAVSFLWMWLLNPDFGVVNSLLSDWFGIKGPGWFTKPNTVIPSMVLMQLTAIGGPMVIFLASLQSLPSDLYEAASIDGANRLTKFFKITVPLISSVILFNAIIGIISSFQVFTQAYVITKGGPDWNSYFYVLYLFNTAFAQFRMGYASAQAWILFIVIFVLTMLALLVSKRLIYYEYDDKR, encoded by the coding sequence GCGCGGGCAAGAAGAAAAGAAATTCGGAGCTCGCGCGGGAGGAACGAGCCTTTTGGCTGTTCATTTCGCCGTGGACGCTAGGCTTCCTGCTATTTACGGGCGGTCCGATTATCGCTTCTCTGTTTCTCAGCTTTGCGGATTATAATGTCGTCGACGCGCCGACCTTCGTCGGACTCCGGAATTTTTTCGATTTGTTTCATGACAAGCTATTTTACAAGTCGCTCAGCGTTACGTTTTATTATGCTGTCCTGTCGGTACCGTTTACGATTGTTTGCTCGATGATTCTGGCGCTGCTGCTGAACAATAAGATTAAGGGACAAGCCATATTCCGAACGCTGTATTATACGCCTTCAATCATTTCCGGGGTCGCGGTATCCTTCCTGTGGATGTGGCTGCTGAACCCCGATTTCGGCGTCGTCAATTCGCTGCTCAGCGATTGGTTCGGCATCAAGGGGCCGGGCTGGTTTACCAAGCCGAATACCGTTATTCCATCCATGGTGCTGATGCAGCTGACGGCGATCGGCGGTCCGATGGTTATTTTCCTCGCGAGCTTGCAAAGCTTGCCGTCCGACCTATACGAAGCCGCTTCGATCGACGGTGCGAATCGACTGACGAAGTTTTTCAAAATAACGGTTCCGCTCATTTCTTCGGTCATCCTGTTCAATGCGATCATCGGCATCATTTCCTCGTTCCAAGTGTTCACGCAGGCTTATGTCATCACGAAGGGCGGGCCAGACTGGAATTCCTATTTCTACGTGCTGTATTTGTTTAATACCGCGTTTGCCCAGTTCCGAATGGGATACGCTTCCGCTCAGGCCTGGATTCTGTTCATCGTGATCTTCGTACTGACGATGCTTGCGCTCTTGGTGTCCAAGAGACTCATCTACTACGAATACGACGATAAACGTTAA
- a CDS encoding carbohydrate ABC transporter permease produces MFRERRVSHGELGLGGKIVVYALLFAGLLLFAFPLFWMITTSLKELGDVHKLPMKWIPSPVEWSNYTQVFRDAPLARYIVNTVIYTAVTMFAVALSSSLVAFGFARLKARGRNVLFLLVLSTMMIPPQVTMIPQYLLFNKFNWIDSYLPLVVPAFGGSAFIIFLLRQFYLGFSKELDDAVKIDGGGYFTMYVRIILPLSIPSLATAAILEFMYRWNDLIGPLIYLSDGSKYPLSLGLSNFTAAYAATPWNLLMAASIVAVLPPLLLFFFAQKYFIQGIVITGSKG; encoded by the coding sequence ATGTTCCGAGAACGAAGAGTTAGTCATGGCGAGCTTGGCTTGGGCGGTAAAATCGTCGTCTATGCGCTTCTGTTTGCAGGTCTGCTGTTGTTCGCCTTTCCACTCTTTTGGATGATTACGACGTCGCTCAAGGAGCTCGGGGATGTGCATAAGCTGCCGATGAAATGGATCCCGAGTCCGGTCGAATGGAGCAATTATACGCAGGTCTTTCGCGATGCGCCGCTCGCGCGGTACATTGTCAACACGGTCATCTATACCGCCGTCACCATGTTTGCCGTGGCGTTGTCTTCCTCGCTGGTCGCTTTCGGCTTCGCGAGATTGAAGGCGAGGGGCAGGAACGTGCTGTTCCTGCTCGTGCTGAGCACGATGATGATCCCGCCGCAAGTCACGATGATTCCGCAGTATTTGCTGTTTAATAAGTTCAATTGGATCGATTCGTACCTGCCGCTCGTCGTTCCGGCGTTCGGTGGCAGCGCCTTCATTATTTTTTTGCTGCGGCAATTTTATCTCGGCTTCTCGAAGGAACTGGACGATGCCGTGAAGATCGATGGAGGCGGCTACTTTACGATGTATGTCCGGATTATTTTGCCGTTGTCGATTCCTTCATTGGCCACGGCAGCCATACTCGAGTTTATGTATCGCTGGAATGATTTGATCGGTCCGCTCATTTACTTAAGCGACGGGAGCAAATATCCGCTTTCGCTGGGGCTTTCGAACTTTACGGCCGCGTATGCCGCAACGCCTTGGAACTTGCTCATGGCTGCTTCGATCGTGGCTGTCTTGCCGCCGCTGCTGCTGTTCTTCTTTGCGCAGAAATATTTCATCCAAGGCATTGTGATTACGGGCTCCAAGGGGTAA
- a CDS encoding MFS transporter, translating into MRLTQDVKQFVHVQGALRLLLAMVLYGMGTGILAPMNAIYMHDHIGLSKGQVTVVYSVSLLLNTVVTMSVGLVSDRMKRKKGLPIAASVLCMAGLLLYMQARDFAGTLVAVSVALAPSGLIMGQLFAMARNRFAIHAADIQEMALVWLRAGFSVGFFGGLLMGANLFLLFGFHGVLVGNLAGYAGLFVMLLLYSEVTKAEAGTAASPAIARGEPFSIWMLAALLLLFCADAIRGLYLPLVVNGLFGKPQVASYLWSAQAVFELLLMTVTGYWAVKYGSKPVMITGGIMALAAYIVYACGSPLAMFFIVQPLYSYFVSILYGVAMGVVQRMFIRRTGFGSSLYVALTQAASLIGYILPTIIHGVSPLIFILPMILVAGSLAVMSYQLYQSRRIKQHGDQHLLF; encoded by the coding sequence ATGAGGCTAACGCAGGATGTGAAGCAATTCGTTCACGTTCAAGGCGCGCTTCGGCTGCTGCTCGCAATGGTGCTTTACGGTATGGGCACGGGCATCCTGGCGCCGATGAACGCGATCTACATGCACGACCATATCGGCTTGTCCAAAGGGCAAGTTACCGTCGTGTACAGTGTGTCGTTATTGCTCAATACGGTGGTAACGATGTCCGTCGGCCTTGTCAGCGACCGGATGAAGCGTAAGAAGGGGCTGCCGATCGCCGCTTCCGTGCTTTGCATGGCTGGGCTGCTTCTGTATATGCAGGCTCGGGATTTTGCGGGGACGTTGGTCGCGGTGAGCGTCGCGCTTGCCCCTTCCGGTTTGATTATGGGCCAGCTGTTCGCTATGGCACGGAACCGTTTTGCCATTCATGCCGCCGACATTCAAGAGATGGCGCTTGTCTGGCTGCGCGCGGGTTTTAGCGTAGGGTTCTTCGGCGGGCTGCTGATGGGGGCCAATTTATTCCTGCTGTTCGGGTTCCATGGCGTGCTCGTCGGGAATTTGGCCGGGTACGCAGGCCTGTTCGTTATGCTGCTGCTTTACAGCGAAGTGACGAAGGCGGAGGCTGGGACGGCAGCCTCACCGGCTATTGCGCGCGGAGAGCCGTTTTCGATTTGGATGCTGGCCGCGCTGCTCCTGCTATTCTGCGCCGATGCGATCAGAGGTCTGTATTTGCCGCTAGTCGTCAATGGGCTGTTCGGCAAGCCGCAGGTTGCTTCGTACTTATGGAGCGCACAGGCGGTGTTCGAGCTGCTGCTCATGACGGTTACCGGCTATTGGGCGGTCAAATACGGCAGTAAGCCGGTCATGATTACCGGCGGAATCATGGCGCTCGCTGCTTATATCGTCTACGCGTGCGGCTCTCCTCTTGCAATGTTCTTTATCGTACAGCCGCTCTATTCGTACTTCGTGTCTATCTTGTACGGGGTAGCGATGGGCGTCGTGCAGCGCATGTTCATTCGCCGCACCGGCTTTGGTTCCAGCTTGTATGTCGCGCTGACGCAAGCGGCGTCTCTAATCGGCTATATACTGCCTACGATTATCCATGGCGTGTCGCCGCTCATTTTCATCCTGCCGATGATTCTCGTCGCAGGGTCACTGGCCGTCATGAGCTATCAACTCTATCAATCGAGGAGGATCAAGCAGCATGGAGATCAGCATTTGCTCTTTTAG
- a CDS encoding sugar phosphate isomerase/epimerase, producing MEISICSFSFHRLLASGQQDIFQYIRDCSMLGCTRLDPWNAHLSTIEQGADVLHAGANPGESQHLSPTDDAYLEEVKRAAGEAGLPFGCIAVDGAHIYEATEEARLRNRERAYRWIAVAAKLGASQIRIDTGGPEQWTEEQFEITVEGYRDVIARAKEAGLEVVVENHWGPTLHPANVVRLMEELPELGLLLDSWNWAHGKQADGWLSCAKYAKVTHVKTFHFTADGQELTQNVPAFCRLLKDNGYDGVWGVESVPGQESEIEAARKTIELIKRSVG from the coding sequence ATGGAGATCAGCATTTGCTCTTTTAGCTTTCATCGCTTGCTGGCATCGGGGCAGCAGGATATCTTTCAATATATCCGAGATTGCAGCATGCTCGGCTGCACAAGACTGGATCCGTGGAACGCGCATCTATCGACAATCGAGCAGGGCGCCGACGTGCTTCATGCCGGCGCAAACCCGGGCGAGTCGCAGCATTTGTCGCCGACCGACGATGCGTACCTGGAGGAAGTGAAGCGCGCGGCGGGCGAAGCAGGGCTTCCGTTCGGCTGTATCGCCGTAGACGGCGCGCACATCTACGAGGCGACGGAAGAGGCGCGTTTGCGCAACCGCGAGCGTGCGTACCGCTGGATTGCCGTCGCGGCGAAGCTCGGCGCATCTCAGATCCGAATCGATACCGGCGGTCCGGAGCAGTGGACGGAGGAGCAGTTCGAAATTACAGTAGAAGGCTACCGAGACGTGATCGCGCGGGCCAAGGAAGCGGGGCTTGAGGTCGTCGTCGAGAATCATTGGGGGCCGACGCTTCATCCTGCGAACGTCGTCAGACTGATGGAGGAGCTCCCGGAGCTCGGGCTTCTGCTCGATTCGTGGAACTGGGCCCATGGCAAGCAGGCAGATGGATGGCTGAGCTGCGCCAAGTATGCGAAGGTAACGCATGTGAAGACGTTCCATTTTACCGCCGACGGCCAGGAGCTGACGCAGAACGTTCCCGCATTTTGCCGGTTGCTGAAGGACAACGGGTACGATGGCGTTTGGGGCGTAGAGAGCGTGCCGGGACAAGAGAGCGAGATCGAGGCTGCCCGTAAAACGATTGAACTGATCAAGCGGTCGGTCGGTTAG